A segment of the bacterium genome:
AGGTTTTCTCGTGAACAGAGGTCGCCAGCTATTACTAAGTCGGGTACCCTGTATTATCCAATGTGGCTGGCGTATGCTACAGGAGTGCTGGAAAAGGATGGATTTAATGTTAAACTTGTGGATGCACCTGCAGGCGGAATTGATGTGGATAATGTAATAAAGATTATACAAGAGTTTAAGCCAGAGCTTATAGTGATTGATACTTCTACCCCCAGTATTTATAATGACATCAAGATAGCAGAAAAACTTAAAGAAAGTCAACTCCAAACTACCAACTCCCAACCCTTAACTGTTTTAGTTGGTCCACATGTATCAGCTACTCCAGAAGAAACATTGAAGTTAAGTGATAAAATTGATATTGTATGTAGAGGTGAATACGACTACACAATTAGAGATATAGCTGAAGAATTGCAAAATGCAAAATGCAAAATGCAAAATGCTTTTGATAAGATTCAAGGAATAAGTTTTAGAAATGGAAAAGAAATAATTCATAATCCTGATAGACCGTTCATTGAAAACTTGGATGAAATTCCATTTGTATCACAGGTCTATAAAAGGCAGCTTGATTATACAAAATACTTCTACGCACACTCACAGTACCCAATTGTGACAATTGTAGGGGGAAGGGGATGCCCGCATAGGTGTATTTATTGCGTGTACCCACAGACTTTTAGTGGGAGGAAATTGAGATTTAGAAGTGTTAAAAATATAGTTGATGAGTTGGAATTTATTAGTAAAGAATTCAAGGAAGTTAGAGAGATTATGTTTGAAGACGATACATTGACTGTGAATCGGAAGAGGTGTAAAGAGGTTTGTAAAGCCATAATTGAACGCAAACTTAATATTAGATGGTCGTGTAATTCGAGGGCAGATGTAGATTTTGAGACACTTAAAGTTATGAAAGAAGCTGGATGTAGGCTGATGTGCGTCGGATTTGAGACAGGGGAACAGAAAATACTTGATAATATGAAAAAAGGGATAAGGCTCGAGATAATGAGACAATTTATGAATGACGCGAAAAGGATTGGAATACTTATTCATGGATGCTTTATGGTTGGTAATCCGGGTGAAACAAAAGAGACTATGGAAAAGACGATGAAGTTTGCTAAAGAGTTGAATCCAGATACGGCACAGTTTTTCCCAATAATGGTATACCCGGGAACAGAAATATACGAATGGGTAAAAAAGGAAGGTTATCTTATAACTGATGATTATAGTAGATGGCTTACAAATGACGGACTGCATAACTGCGTAGTGGATTTTCCGGAACTTAAGAGTAAAGAACTGGTTGAATTCTGTGATAGAGCAAGAAGAGAGTTTTACATTAGACTATCTTATATTGTAAGAAAGGCGGTGCAGGTGGTTAAAAGTCCTAAAGAAGGAAAAAGGGTAGTTAAAGCAGCGAAAACTTTTGCTAAATACCTAATATCTTTTAAATGAAAGTCATTGCAAGCGTAAACGAAACAACCTCATTAGGATGAAAGTTATTTTATTCTTATCTATTGGAATACTGTGTTATGTGTATATAGGCTATCCATTATTATTACTTATTATTTCTAAGATAAAGCCAAAATTGTATAAAAAGGATGAGTCATTGTTACCCTCTGTATCACTTATTATTCCTGCCTATAATGAGGAAAAAGTGATAAAAAAAAAGATTAAAAATAGCTTGGAGCTTGATTATCAAGGTAAACTTGATATAATTATTGCTTCCGATGGGTCTGAAGATAAAACAGTAGAGATTGCAGAAAAATTTAATAAAATTAAAGTTAAAAAATTCAACCAAAGAAGAGGAAAGATGGCTACATTAAATGAAACAGTAAAGGATGTGGAGAGTGAAATTATTGTACTTACTGATGCTAATGCTATGTTTGAGAAAGATGCTATAAAGAAACTGGTGCGCGACTTCAAAGATGAAAGTGTAGGTTGTGTATGTGGGGTTAAAAGTGTAAAAAAAGATGGTAAAATAGGAAAATATGAGGGACTCTACTGGAAACTGGAAAAGTTTTTGAAAGAGAAAGAGAGTAAAATTGGGTCATGTGTTGCAGATGGCTCGATATATGCAGTAAGAAGAAAACTTTACCCATTCCCGAAAGAGGATAGGATTATAATGGATGATTTAGCAGTCTCATTAGCAGTTATAAATAATGGATACAGGAGTGTACTTGAAAAAGAAGCAGTTGCATATGAGACAGCATCAGTAAATATTTTTGATGAGTTCAGAAGAAAAGTACGGATAATGGAAGGTGCTATTACATCTATAATTGATTACGGAATAAAAAAAACTGCGCTACAAATTGTGTCGCATAAGATACTACGATGGGCTGGAGGAGTATTTATGATTGCAGCACTTATTTCAAATATATTTACTTATGGGACTTTTTATAGTATATTATTATTACTGCAAATGTGTTTTTATAGCTTTGCAGTTATTGGGTTTATATTTGAAATAAAAAGTGGTAGGGGCGTATTGCAATACGCCCCCCGTCATTCTGAGCAAAGCGAAGAATCTAAGATAAAAGAAGTATTTAGATTGCCATTTTACTTTTGTTTGACAAATAGTGCACAGATAGTAGGAGTTATTAAATACATAATAGGCGATAAAAAGCCGATATGGACGAAGATAGAAAGGGCAAAGTTAGAGGAGAAATTAAAAGATTGTCATTCTGATAATGAGCGTAGCGAAGGGGAAGAATCTATGGGATTATGAGAAAGAAGAGTGATATCATATTATTTTTGGCACCTATTATTTTAGATGCTATTTCCATTTTTATAGCTTTTATCTTAGCCTACTTAATAAGGTTTTATTCAAGGCTAATTCCAATTACCAAAGGAATACCTGCAATCGGACCTTATTTATCAATGGCTGTGTTTGCTATGGTGGTATGGATTGCTATATTATATCTGTCAAAAGTTTATGACACAAAAAAGGTGAGGTCAGTAGTGGACGAAACTTACGAAGTTATTAAGGGAATAATTATAGGAACAGTTATTGTGCTTGCACCCATTTTCTTTTATAGAGAGTTCTTGTTCTCAAGAGTTACTATTTTACTTGCTTGTATCATTAGTGGCGTATTAATCATGAGTGGAAAGGGAATTATTAGGGTTGTAAAGATGGCTTTGTACCGTAAAGGGATAGCAGTGCATAATGCATGTATAGTTGGGGGAGGGAATAGAGCAAAGGAGGTAATTGAAAGATTTAAGAAAAATCCAATCACTGGATATAGACTTGTAGGCAAGATTACAGAAAGAGAAGATGGAAATGACCTACCTATACTTGGTAATCTTTTTCAAATACGAGAAATAATAGAAAAGAATAAAATAGATACACTAATACTTACTTTCCCTTTGTCTGAACATAAGAAAGCAGCTAAAATACTTCTTAGATGCAATGGATTACCAGTTGACCTGAAGTTTGTACCAGACCCTTACGAACTGCTGACATCAAAGATTGAGTATTACGACTTGGATGGATTTACTATGCTCGGAATTAAGGAGTTTGCATTAACATACTGGAATGCATTAACAAAGAGAATTTTTGATGTTGTCGTTACAAGTATACTCCTCATTATATTAGCACCTCTTACACTTGTGATTTCAATAATTATAAAACTGTCTTCAAAAGGACCTTTATTTTATCGGCAGAAAAGAATTGGAAAAGATGAGAAAGTGTTTGAGATACTTAAGTTTAGAAGTATGGAGATGAATGCGGAAGAAACTACAGGACCTGTATTCGCTACCGCTAACGATGCGAGGACTACAAATATTGGTAGAGTGATTAGAAGATGGGGAATAGATGAGATTCCACAGCTTATCAATGTGATTAAAGGACAGATGAGCCTCGTCGGCCCTAGACCTGAAAGACCGGAGTTTGTCGAAAAATTTAGTGAAGAGATATCAAGGTATCTTGAACGCCATAGAGTTAGACCAGGAATTACGGGATGGGCACAAGTCAATGGACTACGTGGAAATAGTTCAATTAAGGAAAGGGTGGAATATGACTTATATTATATAGAAAATTGGTCACTCGGGTTTGATATAAAAATACTGTTGACAACACTCAGTGCCATCATTAGAGGTGAAAACGCATATTAGTGTTATTTAGTGTTATAATGAAGAGTAGATTTTATTCGGCTAATTCGTTTACACAATGATTATAACTTTATATATTTTTTTAACAGCTACAAATTTGCAACTATACAAGTTTGAGGATGAATTAGATTCAAGACATATAAATTGGGTATATGCAAAGATTGAACGAATAAGTGTAAGAACTGGAAATTTGTCGTGTTATAGCTTGCCACTGTCAAAAGGAGAGATAGAAACTATACTGAATGAGTTTAAACAAAAAGATGAGAATGATACGGGCATGCGCCCGTTTGATATGCAGATGATTGAGACTTTGGAAAAAGAGATTGAGTGCAGAAAAGTGAATAATAAAAATATTCTATTGGGTGCAGATTTAGGTGGAAAAGGGTGGGGCGCCCCTAGCGGGGAAAGAGAATTTTTCTCTTGCCTCAGCCCATGGGTGCAGGTAGAGGTTGGTAATATCTTTTATGGATATAATAAGACTACGATATTTAATGAACAAAGAAAATTAAAGGACCCTATTCCATACTATGACCCAGATATACAACCAGATTTTATCCTGCATAACTGGGAACAGGCACCAGTTGTTGGAGAAAAAGAGGTGCTTGAAGTCAAAGCAGATAGGGCTTATGGAGTGTTTAATCTATCATCTATTAGGGTTGAAATTGGCAAGGATAAAGTTAGGTGGGGACCAGGATGTAGGGGAACACTATTTATTTCAGGGTTCTCATCACCTATAGATTTCGTGTACAACATAAAGACAAAAATTGGTAGTATTAGCTTATATGCGTTTAATGCTGGAATTCAAGACTCACTTGAATTAAAACGAATGTCGGCACAAAGGGTGGAGATTTGCTTGCACAAGAAAATGATAATCGGAATATCAGAAGGAGTATTGCACACGAAGGAGGACATATTTAAATACTTTAACCCACTTGGTCTTTATTACATTACTGAACGAAGAGGAAGGAGTGGAGACGATAATTTGATGGCGACTGTGGATATTAGTATAGTCCCAAAAAGGGGGACTAAAATTTACTTCGAATTCCTTAACGATGACTATGTAATTTGGTCAAAAGAAGTGCAGCCCAGCCTTTACGGTATACTTGGAGGATTATACTTTGCAATGCCAAAGAGTGATTTGAGAATTGAAGCTACTTATGTAAATAGATGGACATATGCACATAGGTCAGGTATAACACATTGGACATATGGAGGTATTCCGCTCGGATTTTGGGCAGGCTCAGATGTTATTGATTTATATTTAGAGTATATAAGATGGCTATCTGCTATTCATGGAGTTTCCATAAGTTATGAAAATTTAGCTCACGGTGAAGGAAAATTAGAGATACCGTGGGAATGGGAAAAAGAAGAGTTCCCGAATGCGAGAGGGATGAAGTCACCTACAGAATGTCCTGATAGAAGGAACATATTAGGAGTTAAAGCATTCTTAAATGGCTCAAAATTATCTATATCTGGTGGAATATGGGGAAGTATAATTAAAAATTATTGGAATTCAGACAAATCAGTTACGCAGGTGAGAGCTAAACTGGCAATAAATGTTTTTATCTAAATTTGTAATTTGTAATTAGTATTAACTATGTCTAATATACTTGTTACAGGCGGTGCCGGATTTATTGGGTCAAATCTGGTACACGAACTTATAAAACAGGGTGAGAAAGTAGTAGTAATAGATGACTTATCTCAAGGAAAACTTGAAAACTTACACAAGAAGGCTAAATTTTATAAGCTAAAAGTTGAAGACACAGGTATTTTTCAGATTGTTAAACAGGAAAAAATAGATTATATATTCCACCTCGCCGCCCAAATAGATGTTAGGAAATCCTTCTCTAATCCTATACTTGATGCTAAGTCAAATATTATCGGGACAATAAATATACTACAAGCCGCCAAGGAGGCAGGAGTTAGGAAGTTCATATTCGCATCTTCAGGAGGTGTTATTTACGGAGATACCAACAAGCAAGCAACGGAGGAAGTAGAAACAAAACCATCCTCACCTTATGGAATATCTAAACTTGTAGGCGAAAAGTATTTAGAGTTATACGGCAAAGAATACGGCATTAAGTATACAATTATCAGGTATGCAAATGTATATGGACAGAGACAGAATCCGGATGGTGAGGCAGGAGTTGTAGCTATATTTACAAAACAAATGCTTAATAACAAGCAATGTACCATTTATGGGTTTGGAAAAATGATTAGAGATTATGTATATGTGAAAGATGCAGTTGATGCTACTATACTTGCTATGAATAAAGGAGAGAATGAAATATTTAATATAGGGACAGGTAGACCTACTTCAGTTAATGAACTATTCTCAATTATGAAAGAGATTACTAAATATTCAATTACACCTTTGTATAAGCCAAAGAGAAGAGGAGAGCTGGATAGAAGCATTTTAGATTGTAGGAAAGCAGAAAAGTTGCTCAAATGGAAACCAAGGGTAACATTAGAAGAAGGCATTAGACAAACCATAAACTGGTTCAAGAACTATAAAAATATTTAATCTGTGTAATCTGTGTCATATGCAACCTGAGTTTATAATTTTGCATTTTTGAAATGATAAAGTTTATAACTTTTGCTATAATTCTACTTTTTTATCCCTTTTGTTTGGACGCAGGGACTTCTGAGGCTGAGGTGCTTTTTCTTATAATATACCCCGGAGCAAGACCAGTTGGAATGGGCGCTGCATTTTGGCTACCCGGGCTTTATCCGGGAATGTATTACAATTTCTTAGGTTATGTTCATCCAATCAACCAAGGGGCTATTGGAGGACATATTATTTACTTCACCACAGGAGAAACTGTTGGCGTAGATGAATATGGACATGAAATTGGGAGGTGGAGAACATGGGATGCTTCAGTAAAGGTCTCATAACAAAATATAGGTCCAAATATTAAGTATATAAAAGTAGGAAAAGTAGACCCATTGCCATGCTTATTAAGAGGCGGAATTGCGTGGTATCTATTTCATATTAAATATGATTTGTAGCTTATTCGTGACATATGCAGTTATATTTTTGATATTTGATATTTAATTTTTGATTTTATTAAAGGGGGGTATTATGCCTAAAGTAGGTGTTATTGGGGCAGGTTATTGGGGACCCAATCTTATCAGAAACTTTTGTGAAATGGGATGTCTCGAAGTGATATGTGATAAGGATAAGAAAAGACTGAATAAAATGGGTAGAGAGTATTCAACTATCAAGACTACTGTAAATGTTGATGAAGCAATTTCAAATGCAGATGCTATAGTTGTTGCTACAGAAGCGGGCTCACATTACAAAATTGCAAAAAAAGCATTAGTTGCTAATAAAGATGTATTTGTGGAGAAACCACTTACACTATCTATACAGGAAGGTGAAGAACTTATAAAATTGGCTAAAGAGAGGGCACTTATACTTATGGTAGGACATATTTTACTTTATCATCCAGCAGTTAAAAAGCTAAAAGAATATGTGAGAGATAGCACTTTTGGTGACATATATTACATCTATTCACAACGCGTCAACTTGGGCCAAATAAGGAAGGATGAGGATGCACTGTGGAGCTTCGGACCACACGATGTGTCAGTTATACTATATTTGATGGATGAAATGCCAGATAAGATTACAGCTACCGGAGAGGCATATTTGCAAAAAGGAGTTAAGGATGTCGTATTTATCACCCTATATTTTACTAATAAAGTAATAGCACACATACATTTATCTTGGTTAGACCCACATAAAATAAGAAAAATTACTGTCGTCGGTGCTAAGAAGATGGCTGTATTTGATGATATGGAAACAATAGAAAAATTACGAGTCTATGATAAAGGAGTTGATTACAAACCTTCTTTTAAATCGTACGCCAAAACTTTAACTATTAGGACAGGTGATATACTAATACCAAAGATTGAAATGAATGAGCCGTTAAGATTAGAGTGCCAGCACTTCATAGAATGCGTGATAAAAAGAAGTAAACCACTGTCAGATGGAGAAAATGGAATCAAGGTGACAAAGATATTACAAGCAGCTCAAAGATCGCTTTACAAGGAAGGAATACCTATACAAATCAGGTAAGCCCAACCTGTCATTGCGAGCGGTAGCGAAGCAATCTCAATGGCGTAATTTTATTCATACGTATCTTCGTGATGATTTTTTGGATTATCAGACAGCCTATTGATGAAAAAATTTGTTCCATTATTACAGATAATTAGACCAGTTAATGGAATAATTGGGATGATAGCTGTCTTTATTGGAGCACTATTAACACATAAAGAAATGGTTTACACAAAGATAATACTTGCATGCATAAGTTGCTTTTTAATAATAAGCGCAGGTAATGCTATAAATGACTATGTTGACGCTGAAATAGACAGCAAAAATAGACCTGAAAGACCAATACCAAAAGGTAGAATTACAAAAACGCAGGCTATTATCATATCCATAATACTATTTGGAATTGGAATTGGAGTCAGCATTAAGATATCATCAGCCGAATTTATTATTGCTACTCTTGCAACAATGTTACTTTTGATTTATAACTTTGAATTTAAAAAAAGGGGAATAACGGGTAACCTTATTGTAGCATATCTTGGTGGGCTACCGTTTATATACGGTGGAGTGGCTGTGAAAGCGTGTCTCCCAACACTTGTACCATTTGCGTTTGCATTTATGTTGCATTTGGGACGAGAAATACTAAAAGATATAGAAGATGCAGAAGGGGACAGGATGGCTAAAAGTGAATCGTTCCCTATTAAGTATGGTACTGAAGCTGCTATTAGATTGGTAATTTTAGTATTAGCTATACTTATTCTATCTACACCAGTGCCTTTCATAGCCCATCTGTATGGAATATTTTATCTTATTGCTGTATTAGTTTGTATGGATTTGGGGCTCGGTTTTATTATTTATAAACTATTAAAAAATGCAGCATTTGTACCCAAAGCTTCAGTATTACTCAAGTTTAATATGCTTATAGGATTAGGTGTTTTATACTTAGGTTATTATTCATGAATCTGACGAACTCAACAAACCTAACGAGCATAGTGAATTCTTTTATTTGTATTTTTTGATTTTATGTGATAGGGAAGATACATGGTATACAGGGGATTAGAGGATTAAAGTTTCCGCAGGATCCGTATGGATATGAAAGAAGATTTAGTAAACGAGTTACGCAAAATTGCAAATAAAAAGCTTGAGAAATCTCCAAAATTAACTTATATTCAGCTAAAGGAGGTTTTTCAAGATGGTTTATTATGACATGATAAAAGGGGTATCAAAGTTTGATATAAGATTAAAGAAGAAGGTATGAAAAACAGGGATTGAGAGGTCTTGAGGAGCATTCCAGGGCTCCGAAACACATTCAAATTATAGAGATAGATACAAAAGATCTCTGGGATATAGAGAAATATTGGCCCTAAATGAAAAGATTACACCTTCCCAGATATGAATTTACTGCAAGAGATGTGAGAACCGGGGGTGAGTGGCATACTTATGGGGAGACCAAAGATGGGACTAACGCTGCAATCTTTGCGAGCTATGAAAAAATAGAGACAGGAGGCGAAAAACTCCAATAGAAATACTTGAGGAAACTGAAAGTAGTGTCTCCCCCAAAGTTTTCAATTTACCTACAATTATAAAATTTTAGATAATTTTATTGACAATTTTATAAAGGATGGATACCATGTGGGGTCATCAGACGAAATTTTGAAATTTAAGACTTGACAAGTAGAAGAATATGCTTTATATAAAAATAGGGATTATACAGGACTAATCCACCCTGGCGAAGAAAAAGATTTTAAACCCATGATAAGTAAGGAAGGTTATGTTGAATCCTGACCTGTCGTCAGGACAGGATTACACAAAATTACTGACATAACCAAAAGGGGAGAGATGACTTTTTTGACTGCATTTTTATTATTTGGTTGGCTTGATTGGAAGAGTGTAAAAACGGACAACTTTACTGTTATCTATAAGCCGGGCTATGAGTGGGAGGCAACAGAAGTATTAAATAATCTTGAATACTATCGTAGTGAAGTTACTGCTCTCACAGGTAACAGGCCTAAACATCTACCTATTGTTATTGAGGATATAGGAACTGTATCTAATGGAATGGCTGACCCAATATTTAATAATATTCATATATATACCTATCCACCATCGGGTATCTTTGCCAGTAGTACTGAAAACTGGTACCGCCTGGTATCACTCCATGAGTATACCCATATGTGCCATTTGACAAAAACGGCAGGTGTTTCTCGTGCTGTAACTACACTATTTGGTAGAATTTTTCAGCCTAATCTTTTTTCACCTGGTTGGGTAGTGGAAGGCATTACTGTATACTCTGAGTCACAGCTCTCAAATTACGAAGGTCGTCTAAATGACGGCTGTTTTGATGCATACATAGGAGCAAGAGCAAAAGAGGGCAAACTTCCATCTATTCATACTGCTACCTATTCTCCATTAGAGTTTCCATATCGTACTGGTATTTATCTTTATGGGGGCGAGTTTTTTAATTATCTTGCCGATACTTATGGCAAAGACCGCTTTTCGCAACTGTTTGACATCTATGGCTCGTTTTTCTGGGCTCCTTTTTTTGGTCAACTCTTTCCATTTTTTGGCATAGATATGGCAGCAAGAATAACTTATGGTAAAGACTTACCATCGTTGTTCTCGGCTTGGAAGCGTTATGAGGAGAAAAAATACAAGGACTGGAAGATAGATGGTGACAGGGTAACTAAAAAGGGTGATTTCGTTAAGTATCTCGTAAACGATGGAAACAAGCTATACTACGTACATACTTACCCAAAGAAAACTGATGCTCTGAAAGGATTTGAGTTTTATAAGATTGTTGAGTTTAACATTGATACCCAGAAAGAGCAAACCCTCGTCTCACTTACAAGCCCAGTTTCTACTCCGTTAAGAGTTAAAAATAATGAACTATACTACACAACCTATGAATTCAAAAAAGGCTACGCTAATGCAAGCATGATGGGTTTTGGGATTATTTCTTTGCTCCATATGAACGATTTAAAAACTGGCAAAGATAAAGTCATATTTTCTGACGCTATACGTGCATTCTGTGTGTTAGAAGATGGGTCTATTCTATATTCAAAGGATAGACAGCATAAGTTTGGCTCAGAGCTCTGGCTATACCGGGGTGGTAAAAAAGAGCAATTATGGGTTACTGATTATCTCTTAGGAGAACTAATTGCTAATTCTAAATATATCGTAACATCAGCACGGACGGATTACAAAAATTGGGATGTATATTTACTTGATTTAAGCAGCAAAAGACTTACCCCTATTGCTACCACTCCTTGGTCTGAGTCCAATATCTGGCTTGTTGGTGATACACTTTTATTTACTGCTAATTATGATAAAATATACTCAATTTACGGTTATGATATTTTAGACCATAAACTATACCAGCTTACACAAGGAGGTTATGCTACTAACGGAGTATTCTCTAATGATAATCTATATTTTATAGGAGACACAAAAGCTGGTTTTGACATATACAAAAAGAAGATAGACTTTGTAGAGTATACGCCAAAAAAGTGGCTTGTTAGTGATAGACCCGACTTCTCAAAAAACAAGTTGAGTATATCACATGGTGGCTACTTTGATGTCTTAAGCACTGCTTTAAAGCCAGCTGTTCGCATTCCTTTTATACTTCCAGCTGATACTACATTCAAAAAATGGTCACTCGGTTGCATACTTGTTGGTGCAGATGCGACCTATGAGAATTTTTACACTGTTTCCTTTGGCTACGACCCTATTGAAGAGACGCCATTTTTATCTTCATTTCTACGATCGCTATTTTTATCACCTATTAGTATAGATATGGAATACCGATCAAAGATTACAGCTGGACTTGGAATCACCTACCCTCTATTTATGAGTCTAAGTCCTGGGTTATCAAGCCTATCTTTATATCTCAGAGGCAAAGCTTTCAAAGAAGATTTCTCAAGAAAAGAACTTAAACCAGGCTTAGTTATAGAGTTTACTTTCCCATATACAGATGTATTTGTAGGAGTAGAGTCATCGGTAGAACGAGGTAAATTTGGCTCAAATATTGAACGCACTGCTTATAGTGTGGAGGCTGGGATTAGAAATTATATAAAAGGGGGTGAACTAAGGATTTCAGCAAAAGGATACAGTGACAAAGAGAATCCAGACCCTATTGGTATAAAAATACGCGGCTATGACCAACTTTATACTAAGACTGGCAGCTCTTTAACTCTCGAGTATGCACATCCAATTTTAAAAATAAGGAAGGGGTTATGGAATCCTAATCTATTCTTTGAAGATTTGTGTGCAGCTATTTTTACTGATGTCGCATTTGCAATAGATGGTGAATACAACTTATCATGTGGAATGGAATTAAAACTTGAGACCGGTACTATGCTTGGACTTATAAAAGCAGCACCAAAATTAGGAATCGCTACCAATAAAACTGGGAACATTAAATTCTATATAGGAATTGACGCAATAAATTTAGGTATATAAATTAGCAACGCCAAATCAAGTTAGGATAAAGATAACTGGAGAAAGAAGGAGATAGAATAACTTGGTAAAAACTTCTTATCTCAAAATTACAATCTTATTTGCAGTAGTATACGAGCCCAGATTAAGTGCTATGAAATAAATGCCCTGATTAAACTTGCTTATATCCAATGATATAATTTTAGTACTCATAATATTTCCTGCCCATAGCTCACTTAACTTTCTGCCAGAAACATCATATATGGATAAACTTGCCCTTTCATTTACTGGAGATAAAACCTTTACTACTGCCTTTTTGTATACAGGATTGGGATAGACTTCTAATCTTGCATCTTGCATTTTCTTCTATTCCTATATTACCAAGGGAATCAGTCTTTATAA
Coding sequences within it:
- a CDS encoding geranylgeranylglycerol-phosphate geranylgeranyltransferase; its protein translation is MKKFVPLLQIIRPVNGIIGMIAVFIGALLTHKEMVYTKIILACISCFLIISAGNAINDYVDAEIDSKNRPERPIPKGRITKTQAIIISIILFGIGIGVSIKISSAEFIIATLATMLLLIYNFEFKKRGITGNLIVAYLGGLPFIYGGVAVKACLPTLVPFAFAFMLHLGREILKDIEDAEGDRMAKSESFPIKYGTEAAIRLVILVLAILILSTPVPFIAHLYGIFYLIAVLVCMDLGLGFIIYKLLKNAAFVPKASVLLKFNMLIGLGVLYLGYYS
- a CDS encoding T9SS type A sorting domain-containing protein translates to MQDARLEVYPNPVYKKAVVKVLSPVNERASLSIYDVSGRKLSELWAGNIMSTKIISLDISKFNQGIYFIALNLGSYTTANKIVILR